One Nicotiana sylvestris chromosome 12, ASM39365v2, whole genome shotgun sequence genomic window carries:
- the LOC104247801 gene encoding putative pentatricopeptide repeat-containing protein At1g68930: MWTQSYSQYETGPNFYSITNIFHHFCNSKNLRAIKVFHAHLIRTGLLFISPNFQFKLISTTCTTTSLPNGNNLKTLINFFKFLKPKNSLLLNSILSHFSQNGFHFLALKTFSFMHFSGIDIDSYTLCSSITASSAIKNVNFGQMVHTLVHKSGWISSVYVGSALVDIYAKSLCIKNAAVLFDEIPVKNTVCVNALLSGYSEAKMWMEGLALVRNMPCLNLSWDNFTFSAALRACVGLSAFELGKQVHGRVIRKVHDLESDVFLQSLLIEMYGKCGSVEKARHVFDMVGFRCGERKKDVVLWTSMLGVCGRNGKFEEVINLFNNMVMDGIKPDGVALLTVLSACSHTGHVNLGMKYFESMASNYSLEPSPEHYSCVIDLLCRSGELDRAWKLINELSYKDNDNFTVTLWGALLSACHNFDNVELGIVAAQRALDLDPQNDGVYVLLSNMYARNGMWNEIEMLREQIKEKGLKKDIGHSLVDICR, encoded by the coding sequence ATGTGGACTCAATCCTATTCCCAGTATGAAACAGGACCAAACTTCTATTCCATCACTAACATCTTTCACCATTTTTGCAACTCAAAGAATCTGAGAGCCATTAAAGTATTTCATGCACATCTAATTAGAACAGGATTACTCTTTATCTCCCCTAACTTTCAATTCAAACTCATATCTACTACATGCACAACTACTTCACTTCCCAATGGTAATAACCTTAAAACCTTAATCAACTTCTTCAAATTCCTCAAACCCAAAAACTCTTTGCTCTTAAATTCAATTCTTTCCCATTTTTCACAAAATGGGTTTCATTTTCTTGCTCTTAAAACATTCTCTTTCATGCATTTTAGTGGTATCGACATTGATTCATACACCTTGTGTAGCTCCATTACAGCTTCATCTGCTATTAAAAATGTAAACTTTGGGCAAATGGTTCATACCCTTGTGCATAAATCAGGTTGGATTTCTAGTGTTTATGTGGGGTCTGCTTTGGTTGACATCTATGCCAAATCGTTGTGTATCAAGAACGCAGCTGTGTTGTTCGATGAAATTCCTGTGAAGAACACAGTGTGCGTGAACGCGCTTCTTTCGGGCTATTCTGAAGCTAAGATGTGGATGGAGGGGTTGGCATTGGTTAGGAACATGCCGTGCTTGAATCTATCTTGGGATAATTTCACTTTTTCAGCTGCTTTGCGTGCTTGCGTTGGGCTCTCTGCATTTGAATTGGGTAAGCAAGTTCATGGACGTGTTATTCGAAAAGTTCATGACTTGGAATCTGatgtttttcttcaaagtttgtTGATTGAAATGTATGGCAAATGTGGGTCAGTGGAGAAGGCTAGGCATGTATTCGACATGGTCGGCTTTAGATGTGGAGAAAGAAAGAAGGATGTTGTTCTTTGGACATCAATGCTTGGTGTTTGCGGAAGAAATgggaaatttgaagaagtgattAATTTGTTTAATAACATGGTGATGGATGGAATTAAACCAGATGGTGTAGCATTGTTGACTGTTCTCTCCGCTTGTAGTCACACTGGCCACGTAAATCTTGGAATGAAGTACTTTGAATCAATGGCATCTAATTACAGTTTGGAACCCAGCCCCGAGCACTACAGTTGTGTGATTGATTTACTGTGTCGTTCAGGTGAGTTGGATAGAGCATGGAAACTAATCAACGAGTTATCTTACAAAGATAATGATAATTTCACTGTTACCTTGTGGGGAGCCTTGCTTAGTGCCTGCCATAACTTTGACAATGTCGAACTAGGTATAGTAGCTGCTCAAAGGGCATTGGATTTGGACCCTCAAAATGACGGGGTTTATGTTCTGCTATCGAACATGTATGCCAGGAATGGCATGTGGAATGAAATTGAGATGTTGAGGGAACAGATAAAAGAGAAGGGATTAAAGAAAGACATAGGACATAGCTTGGTGGATATCTGTAGATGA